tatactttgatgtgttGGTTGGTGATTAAATTATGTCTCAGAGTGGCAAGGGCTTGGTAGATAACCTCTTATTGTccatatgggtagacacacgagcgtgtgtctaggtcgtgtgagacacacggccaaccccatgggcatgttgtccaGTCGTatgtcccctacacgtaaaaatttcaagtcagtatacatggtagtaaacaaatggacagagacacgaccatgtgtctcagttgtgtggaggacacggcctctggccacgggcatgtgccttggccgtgtgccccttattggatgctgatgtcagaaacagaatgtcaaggtttttagacacgggctaggacacgggcgtgtaatggtcgtgtgagggacacgggccatagacacattcgtcatgtgaaaacccctgtaggtttgaatttggaattaaatttacacgggtatgggacacgggtgtgtccttagATGCTTAggtcgtgtatgacacacgggcCATCAGTACGGCCATATCATaaagaccacacgggcatgtgccctgtttTCAAGGGTTAATTTTCTAAAGTCGGTTAAGGACCTGAACTAGTCTCGAATGGTTTCGAACGgacgtttgaggcctcgtaggcccatgttAAGGAATttaaacaaagtttgaaaaatttttaagtttgatcTAGTCTTAATGATTCGAAAATgttggaatgcatgtgtttaagtgaggtaacacctcgtatcccATCCCGGTGTAGGACtcgggtgtagggtgttacaataaagccatgtgatttggcttaatttggtataatgttttggttgtgtataatattcaaatatggtatgttttggcaagtagtAGATGAAATAGAAGTATGCAAATGTTGTCTTGATATGTAGTAGACATATGAATGGAAaatgcattatattaatttaggtatttgaataccatgttgaattggtataatatgtgtatgaaatgttatgcatTGGTTGcctattgagttataaaatgttgcAAATTTGAGCTTGATTAGGACGTGCAAAatgggtggaaaaatggctttgtaaatagtctatttttgtcaacacgagcagagacacgggtgtgtgtcttagccttATGTAACACACGATTATGTTACACGGACATGTGTCCTCTAGTGTTGAAATTgtaaccaagtcagtatgctccacacgagcgtgtgacttggtcgtatggcataagtcagtataccctacagctttgacacgacctagcacactgcctggtacatgggcatatattgccatttttagggcacacgggctaggaacacgggcatgtgtgttggttgtgtgacccaagtcagagagttacacggggtcagacacgggctgggacacggccatgtgctcccatttcgaatgtccacacagcctgtgacacaagtgtgtctggtggccatgtgaaagacacggcctggccacataggcgtgtgtcccctgttttgagaaaaattttcaaagttttgtggAAGTTTCTTGAGTTaccggtttagtcccgaaacatttctaaagcatgtttaaggcttcgtaggctattataagggacaaattgattgagattgaatgttGATTGTATGAAATGATTGAATGCATGAGAAAAGTACGTTTATATGTGTTGTAAatctggtaatactccgtaaccctatttcagcgttgaatacgggtgaggggtgttacacactgaCAGAATGTCGTGCGAGTGTGTCATAGGCCCAGTAACCAAATATGCCTGACTGTCCCCCACCCTAATAATCGAGGGCGAAACAGATGAATGCCTCATCATTGATGATGATTCCGGCGGGTCCTAGTATGACCTTTGCAACAATGATGTGAATCCATCGCACAATCGTGCAGTGGGACTTTCAGCTTTTTGATCAGGCATGGAATTTGGTGGACACGGTATAATCAAGCTTGGACAACCTTTGTCCCCTTTGATGATTCCGACATATAACTCTAATACAACATTTCCACTAGAGCAATAGGATTCTATCACCTGCTCCAAATCGTTGTCCCTAGTGATCTAAAAAATGACATATCTAGATGGTTCTAGTGATGAAAAATATCTACATTTGAGGCTCGAAATTCTTCTCTGGATTCCCACTTTACAACTAATCATTGTCCaaagatattttaaatttatggttcGGGTGAATGCCAAATCTTTAGATTATGCTAATAGAAAAATGAGTCCAATTTTGGTCTCACAAATTTGACCATTGTAATGGATAACAACTCTATCTCGTCTGCTCATCTTCAACTAAATAGCCTAGTCCACATGTTTAAAATCAAGAAAATAGTAAAAGAATAGAGTTTTCATCACCCCAAACCTTAAACCTACATGCGATTTAACGAATTATCTTTGCTTCAACAATAGCATAAGGATGAAATTCAAGTTTTCACGACAACGCTGATTATCCCTAATGTCAAGTATCCTTCAGATCAATAATTTGCTTCGAAATTCGGTATGCAAAATCAAAGGCTTGTATTGGTTTTTTTTATAGAGCTCTTTTTTGGGGGAGAAAACACTTCCCTGCAACGGTATTTATCgagaattatgaaatttttatcccAGGAATCTCGGGTTGTTAGGGCATAGGGGCAAAAGCAATCAAATTGGCCTAGAGGTTGAAATGGCCAGAAAGAAAACATTCTCTGCCATGTTAGATAAAAACGCCTCCTACAGAGAACATTTTCTCTTTAGCCATTTCAACCTCTAGGCCAACTTGATTGCTTTTGCATTTGAGCACCTACAACCTAGGATTCCCAGGATAAAAAATTCCCTTTTTACCCTGACTCATCCCATATATAAATGCACATTCCCATCCCCTTAATTTAGTAtcctaaattatttttctttttcttgcatattgaaattttcgggtttaaagatttatttctctCTCACTTTAAGTGAAACATAGTCATAGTTTTAAGTTGTGATTGGGTTCACGGTGATGTCATGAAGCTTGGTAACTTACAAATTTTACCTACCGTGTGAGTATGGAGCCATCACTTGAGAAATCGGGATCGCTTTGTAACTCGAGATCCAAGTTGACGGTGATTATACTGTCTCGAATTGAAGTGTAACTaaggcttcaagtttacaaaggttatgttGTCAAAGGATGAAGCATAGTTGGGGTCGTAATTAACAGTGATAATGTGGGCACGACAACGAGTTTTTCCTCATTAGAGGAGCATGCttcataaaactcaaacataagCACGATGAAGGAAAATGCAAGGGGCCTTCCAGTATATTCAAGTAATTTGTGTTGTTCATATCTACTGAAGGCGGTGACATTGTCAATATAACCTGTTACACTCCAATTCTGTCACATGTTATAATAACGGGGTCACTGCCTTCAGTGATGATGTATAAGACGCACTACTTGATTATACTGAAGTTTTACTATGTTTTTCTTCATTGTGTTTATGCTTGAGTTTTATAAAGTATCATCTTCTAATAAAAAGAACTCGTTGTCGTGCCCGCATAACCACTGTCAACTACAGCCCTATTTATGCTCCATCCCTTGATagcataacctttgtaaacttgaagccctagttacacttcaaccccATACCGTATAATCACTGCCAACTAGGAACTTGAGTTACAATGCGATCCGGCTTCTAGGGTGATGACTCTATACTCACATGGCAGATGAAATCTCTATGTCACCTAGCTCCACGACACCACCGTaaattcaaacataccttaaaactatAACTATGTCTATTTTAAACacggacaaaaataaatcaacaaaCTCTTAATTTTCAACTGCaagaaaagtataaaatttttttaccaaAGTGAAAACACATAGGGCATGTCTTTCGTTCTATCTCCAAAAATAGTGTAGTtcagtaaatttttaaaaaattagtgtAGTTTCTCAAATAAATTTTTCCCCTCATATTCTTATAATTCAGCCCATATTTATATATAGAAATTCtatctatttaattaaaaaaaacttggattttattatttttaatttagctgTATATATTCAATGATTTTATTTTTCGCGTTgggatttatttaatttatttatatatattcaaagatatcataaattaattaattaattaatatttaattaatattacttttattattatgagataataatattaataaattatttttaatgataactataattaataataaaaatattgtcTAGTTCCaacttaaatttatatgattttttatactttattatttgaAAACGATAtaggttttaatttaattttaatttaaaaaataaaaacctgtTACGAACATAAAATGATTCACAGCGTAGTGAGTTTGAACTACAAAAATTATTTGCTTCTAACATACGGGCGATAGTAATTGATTGGTATGTGCCAGTTGTAACAAATAAACGACTTATATGACTTCTATATTTTTTCTTACTCACAAACAAAAAcaaacttgtataactttttaACACTTTTCCTCTTCAAGCTATTTACCACAAATCTAACTCTCTAACTCTAATATTTCCTATAAATGCCAAAAACCTAACATAAACCCTCTACTCGGCCTCCACACGTGGCATCACCGCGGCCGTTGATATTATTCCCTCTGTTCTTTGTCCTGGGTTCCAACCCTAATGTCAACTCCAACTCCAAATCACTCCCATCGCCTAACTCGTCACCCTTAGCCAACGAACCCTCCACCGTCTCCACCGATAAGCAGTCACCTTCCCAACTATCTCCTCCCTTACTCACCGGTTCAAAAACAACCTCCTCCAGCTTCGGCTTCGGTTTTGAAGCCGACCGCTTGAACCTTCCCCGGGACTTAACTTTGCGAAGCCCATCATTGGATTTCTTGTCTTTTGAAACGTGTCGAATGTCAAAGGAGGATTTAAGCGGCGGGCACTTGGTAGCCGACAATTCAGAAGGAACTTGTTTAATCGGCGCCCCGTTTAAAACCGCGTCGACGGCTGCTTCACACAGATGCCAGTTCCCGGAGCACATCAACCCGACCGAACCATGAACTGGGTCCACTATCCGACCGCATGCTTCGTATAGCAATGATTTAAAAACTCCTGCTACCCAAAAAAGGACATTTAACCATTTTGCCTTTgataaaaacagaaaaaaaaacatcTTTTTAGATTAGATAGAAGAATACCAGGACGGAGATTCTGAGGGCCAGCACAAATAAGATTAATAAGACCAGCACGGCCGTAGAATTTAGCAAGGAAAAGGGTGGCATTGGCTTGGGATTGAGCGCTAGGAATCCATTGGAGACAAGGTCTTATAGTGCAGCTTTCAGTACAGCCTTTGCGAAGGACTCGACAACCGTTGCAACTCATCCGCATGAATGTATATGTTAAGAAAGATTAATTTGGTTGGAAGATGGAAGTGTATTATAACCGAattagtgtttgattgaaacttagaaataaagaaaagagaaggttATTTAAATGGAGTGGGGGACGTGGGATTGTTTCGTTGAAAAAAGTGGGGCGGGTGGTGCAGTGGTTTCCAAACAAACAGGTGATTGACCGACTTTTGTGGGTTTTAGGCAAGTTGGCAAACAATAATGGTTGAATCTTCATTTGCTTCTTTATCTTCTTTCCTGTGCTTCCATGTTTGcccatttattttgttaattttacatttatattctaaataatatgattttataatttatcaaaaatacctaaatttctaataaaattttctatccattatttcttttaaattttaaatttacttcaAAATTAAATGATTGTAAATTTCACcagttaaaaaatataataaatctgAAGTTTATTCACAATTGTAGtgatatatttactttttatccctatttttattttgaattattattaatatttcttCAATGTGACTCAAGAATCAAGATTTATTATAATAATCcttaaagaaattgaatgaaggGCAAGTAATTTAGGGCTATTTTCTTTTAGAATTTTACAACTATTGAAGTTTCAAAAGAACTTAATGCCCaattaaggaataaattttaacgtaataaaaaatggaaaaatgtatTTAATAATGATCATTTCTCTCTTTATTCACCTGGCTTTCAAACAATATATACTAAATCTCAACTCTGtaataattaatattacttaATCCCACCACAGTTAGTTTTATTTCCTAGCTAATGGAGCCtgagaaaataaaagaagggaaGGATAAAGGGGGCCATGGATAAACCTTTTTTTAAAAGAGCTTTACATAAAAAAGAAAAGGgcataaaatgtaaataaatgacAAATGTAAGGTTAAGATACAGAAACTAAAGGCATATGCAGTACAAGAGGTGAGGCAGACGAGTTTCAGATTCTTGCCTTGCTGACGAATCGCCACATAATGGCACAAGCTCCTAACACACTCAATAGCATCCCCTGTCACACGCACTTGTATCCACGCGCCTATTAAGTGTGAAAGAATAAGGTGAACTGAAAAAGCGCGCGTGGTCcttgttaaaaagaaagggaaaaacgCGGTTCTGGCTTTCGTCAATTCCCGGTTTTGTGGAATCCGTAGGGCGGTTGTTGATAATAAAAATGGCGATGGGGGAAATGGGGTCTATGGGCGCCCTTAGTTCCAATGCAACGCCTCTGGTTTTGTTTGCTTTTTTATTATATTCCCATAAGCATGGAGGCTAACTTTCCTTgactaaaatatcattttattattaatttttggcCGCACCAATAtgcacaatttttttatttaatcaaataattctaattaaatcaaatttttaaataatcaaatttaaattacatattttatttagtgTTATGGATCACATTCATtcaattatgaaattaataaaatattatatataagttaaattatattttcatgaataaattaataaagttacctttataataaaatttgaacttaaaatACCATGTGgaataaatatttaaacttaCAATTGTACTCAAAGCATTCATTAACTTTTTATATAAATCTAATATTATATTAAGGGTTAACCAAATACTAATTCAGtagtgaaattaataaaatatcctCTCATAttcaaaataagttatatttttatgTGAGTGTTCTTTTTAATCTTTTCtatatgataaattaataaaaaatttatcataataGAAATTAAAACCGGAATACCATGtgcaataaacattcaattttattattgtaaCCAAAGTGTCAATtagtttttatatgaattattaattagaataaaaaaataaataaaatatatatttactatcAATCTATAATATATAAGCATGAATTTAGGAAAAAAGTTAAACTAACGagaattcctttttatttttcatcatattaatataatatttaatttagaattattagttaacaaagttgaaataaatagaaattctgataattattataaatttaaaaataattataatttaataaaagttgtgataattacacattttaaaataattataatttactttaCAACAATTAGTTAAAAAGTTGTGCTAAttataaaatagagttattacttgcACAAAACTCTaagtataaaatctaaaaaaaagcttgataattattacaattattagttaaaaaaatttatgtaaaaaagtTGTGCTATTTTTAAAAGAGTCATTATTATAATAGAACTCTAAGCGTAAAATATAAGagttattattatatgtgtaccTATTGCATTCTTTGTCAAGTCCAGAAATTGGGTATTTTACGAAGCCATCTACCTATGCAGCGCAACCAGTCAGGGGTCAACTCGAGAGATAGATGTAATTTTCACAATGACGGGGGCACAAGACCAAGGATTGTTTCACTTTGAAAGATGCTATAGAGGAGGCAGTTACAATGGTGAGCTGAAGGATTTTATGGCTCAGGGTACTTCGACATCAGGTCAGGGTTCGCAGGGCACTGATAAGGGAAAACAAAAGGTTAGGGGTATAATACATGTGATAATTGGTACGAATAAAGAGTGGGCGACCTCTAACATGAAGAGAAAGGCTCATCTTAGAAGTATAATGTCAGTTAGTTCACTAAAGAGGCTAATTCAACAAGAGAAATGAAATGTAGAATTTAATGATGAGGATAAGAATTCAATATATGATGAGGAAGGAAATTATCTAATGGTCATGTCAGCAACTATAATAAGATTTGAGGTGAAGAAAATTTTGGTTGACAGTGGAAGTGTTGTGTGAAGGTATTAACTTGGGACGCATACCAGAAGGTAGGGCTCAATGAACAAGCTTTGAAAAAGGCAAGCCCTTTGTATGGTTTTGCGAACTATCCAGTCGAGGTGAAAGGATGTATTACCTTGCATATTACCTTGAGGGATGACAAGAACTCCACCAAAAAAAGATGTTTAGCTCTTTATGGTAAATCACCTAATGGTTTACAATGCTATATTTAGACATCCAATTATGAGAATGACTAAAATGCCAATTGTAACTTTTTGTATGAAGATTAAGTTTCCCACTAAGACAGGAATAGATTTCATGAAGTTTAACTAACGAACAGTCAAACAATGTCATATGTTGTCAGTTAAGCAAACATGTGAGCATAGACCGCAAGGTCAGAGTTCGCAATAGGAAGAAATGGCTAGTCATGTTTTAGATTTTAATAGTTTGGATATCAGAAGTGAGGAAAGAATTCGCAAGCTAAAAGCAACAAAAGTCACAGAAACTTTGGAGTATGATAATATAGATAAGTTGGTAAGGATTTAATTAGTAttagcaaaagaagaaaaaagaggaCTTGATTTAGTGTTTGAAAGAGAATTAAGATATTTTTGCATTGTCAACTGCAGACATGTCTGGTGTGGATTCTAAAATGATTTCTCATTGGTTAAATGCGTCTCTTGAGGTTAAGCCAGTcaagtagaaaaaaaaagaaggtttgCTCCACAAGTCGTGGAGGCCATTAGGCAAGATGTAAGAAAGATGCTTTCAGCGAGATTCATTAGGGAAGTGGCATACTAGTATTGGGTATCAAATTTTGTGATGGTAAAGAAGACCAATGTAAAGTAGAGAATGCGCATTGATTTCACCAATCTAAACAAAGCTTATCCGAAGCATAGTTTTCCTTTACCCTCGATCGACAAGTTGATCAATTCATCCTTAGGCCATAATTCATCAGTTTTATAGATGCATTCttagattataataaaatttcCATAGCTCTAGAAAATCAAGATAAAAAAACTTTGTCACGGAAGAAGGCTTGTTGTGCTATCGAGTTATGCCTTTCGGGTCGAAGAATGCAGGTACAACTACTAGAGATTGGTTAATAAGATTTTTAGAT
This window of the Gossypium hirsutum isolate 1008001.06 chromosome A09, Gossypium_hirsutum_v2.1, whole genome shotgun sequence genome carries:
- the LOC107895897 gene encoding LOB domain-containing protein 40 isoform X1; translation: MRMSCNGCRVLRKGCTESCTIRPCLQWIPSAQSQANATLFLAKFYGRAGLINLICAGPQNLRPAGVFKSLLYEACGRIVDPVHGSVGLMCSGNWHLCEAAVDAVLNGAPIKQVPSELSATKCPPLKSSFDIRHVSKDKKSNDGLRKVKSRGRFKRSASKPKPKLEEVVFEPVSKGGDSWEGDCLSVETVEGSLAKGDELGDGSDLELELTLGLEPRTKNRGNNINGRGDATCGGRVEGLC
- the LOC107895897 gene encoding LOB domain-containing protein 40 isoform X2 translates to MRMSCNGCRVLRKGCTESCTIRPCLQWIPSAQSQANATLFLAKFYGRAGLINLICAGPQNLRPGVFKSLLYEACGRIVDPVHGSVGLMCSGNWHLCEAAVDAVLNGAPIKQVPSELSATKCPPLKSSFDIRHVSKDKKSNDGLRKVKSRGRFKRSASKPKPKLEEVVFEPVSKGGDSWEGDCLSVETVEGSLAKGDELGDGSDLELELTLGLEPRTKNRGNNINGRGDATCGGRVEGLC